Proteins from a genomic interval of Cucumis melo cultivar AY chromosome 7, USDA_Cmelo_AY_1.0, whole genome shotgun sequence:
- the LOC103493556 gene encoding uncharacterized acetyltransferase At3g50280-like — protein sequence MDMNPTPQNVHFISQCFIKPHTFPEESKQPYYLSPWDLLMLSVQYIQKGLLYSKPPAALNDEGQFIEDLLKKLKHSLSIALVHFYPLAGRLATISYQDEGSCLVYVDCNNSPGAKFIHARLNMTISDILSPTDVPVIVQYFFDHDRAANHDGHSTSLLSIQVTELLDGVFIGCSINHSLVDGSSYWHFLNMWSEIFQAEDENYSISRPPILQRWFPDGHGPILKLPFTNPDQFITKFEAPQLRERMFHFTSASLAVLKARANTEYKTNKISSFQSLSALVWRSITRARGLSPDQTTSCRLAVNNRLRLNPPLPENYFGNSIQAIRGVAVVKELLENNLGWAAWKLHEAVVNHNDEKVRDHVNKWVESPFVYHIEQLFDPLSVMMGSSPRFNKYGNVFGMGKALALRSGYAHKFDGKVSCYPGSEGGGSIDLELCLRPEFMSVLEADEEFMNATTPHDPLHYY from the coding sequence ATGGATATGAATCCCACTCCTCAGAATGTTCACTTCATCTCACAGTGTTTTATTAAACCTCACACCTTTCCTGAAGAATCAAAGCAACCATATTACCTAAGTCCATGGGATCTTCTCATGCTCTCCGTTCAATACATCCAAAAGGGTCTTCTCTATTCCAAACCCCCCGCCGCCCTCAACGATGAGGGTCAATTCATTGAAGATCTATTGAAAAAGCTCAAACACTCGCTCTCAATCGCCCTCGTTCATTTCTACCCACTTGCTGGACGACTCgcaacaatatcataccaaGACGAAGGTTCTTGTCTCGTTTATGTTGACTGCAACAACAGCCCCGGAGCCAAATTCATCCACGCTCGTCTCAACATGACCATTTCGGATATCCTTTCACCCACTGACGTGCCGGTAATTGTCCAATATTTTTTTGACCACGACAGAGCTGCCAACCACGACGGTCATTCCACCTCGTTACTGTCCATTCAGGTCACTGAATTACTGGACGGTGTCTTCATTGGGTGTTCCATTAACCACAGCCTCGTCGACGGATCTTCTTATTGGCATTTCTTGAACATGTGGTCTGAGATATTTCAAGCAGAGGACGAAAATTATTCAATTTCACGCCCACCGATCCTCCAGCGTTGGTTCCCCGATGGCCACGGTCCAATTCTGAAACTCCCATTCACAAATCCCGATCAATTTATTACCAAATTCGAAGCACCCCAATTGAGGGAAAGAATGTTTCATTTTACCTCTGCATCTTTGGCCGTTCTAAAAGCCAGAGCAAATACAGAGTacaaaaccaacaaaatttCCTCCTTCCAATCCTTATCTGCACTCGTTTGGAGAAGCATAACACGAGCTCGGGGTCTATCACCGGATCAAACCACCAGCTGCAGATTGGCAGTCAACAATAGATTAAGGCTAAATCCGCCACTACCCGAAAATTACTTCGGGAATTCAATTCAAGCCATAAGAGGAGTTGCCGTTGTAAAGGAACTGCTGGAAAACAATCTCGGGTGGGCGGCGTGGAAATTGCACGAGGCTGTTGTGAACCACAACGACGAGAAGGTGCGAGATCATGTGAACAAGTGGGTGGAATCTCCGTTTGTGTACCATATTGAGCAATTATTTGATCCATTGAGTGTGATGATGGGAAGCTCTCCTAGATTCAATAAGTATGGGAATGTGTTTGGGATGGGTAAGGCTTTGGCTCTTCGAAGTGGGTATGCGCATAAATTTGACGGGAAAGTATCTTGTTACCCAGGATCTGAAGGAGGAGGAAGCATAGATCTGGAGCTGTGTCTTCGACCAGAGTTTATGAGTGTTCTTGAGGCTGATGAGGAATTCATGAATGCTACTACTCCACACGATCCACTTCACTACTACTAG